One window from the genome of candidate division WOR-3 bacterium encodes:
- a CDS encoding type III PLP-dependent enzyme: MKKRTRREIKYLINDLAKKHGTPLFVISKSKLLEQLKRFRNLLPRVQPFYAVKANSHPFILKTFAEAGIGFDVASMQEMKAIRELGIGPERMIFANTVKRPEALKYAASHKIQMMTFDSEYELNKIARFAPRARVLVRIKVPNVGSVVELSLKFGAEPMDAIPFLIKAIRLGLKPVGVSFHVGSQNTHVANYLDSLEIASIIFKDAHLKQIPLEILDIGGGFPIRYFDQDKDFFGKTATHINKELNRMFPRDVQIIAEPGRVLCGPACYLIMRIVGKSIRGNKHWYYLDDGVYGSLSGIVYDHCKYQFKVLKRGFTQITTLAGPTCDSFDIISTSEDLPELDIGDLIYVERIGAYSWVTATNFNGIPPAKVVTVP, translated from the coding sequence ATGAAGAAAAGAACGAGAAGAGAGATCAAATATCTGATCAATGACCTGGCTAAGAAACACGGCACTCCACTATTCGTTATAAGCAAGTCAAAACTGCTTGAGCAATTGAAGAGGTTCCGCAATCTGCTGCCGCGCGTTCAGCCCTTTTATGCGGTAAAAGCGAACTCCCATCCTTTCATCCTCAAGACATTCGCTGAGGCGGGTATAGGTTTTGACGTTGCGTCGATGCAGGAAATGAAGGCCATTCGTGAACTCGGGATCGGACCGGAGCGCATGATTTTCGCAAATACGGTGAAGAGGCCCGAGGCTCTCAAATATGCCGCCAGTCATAAGATCCAGATGATGACTTTCGACTCCGAGTATGAACTCAATAAGATCGCACGGTTCGCGCCCAGAGCCAGAGTCCTGGTACGTATCAAAGTCCCCAATGTCGGTTCGGTCGTTGAATTATCGTTGAAATTCGGCGCGGAACCGATGGACGCGATACCGTTTTTGATAAAGGCGATACGCCTCGGCCTGAAACCGGTGGGCGTGAGTTTTCATGTTGGTTCCCAGAACACGCATGTGGCAAACTACCTCGACTCGCTTGAGATCGCTTCAATAATTTTCAAGGACGCCCATCTTAAACAGATACCGCTTGAAATACTGGATATCGGCGGCGGTTTTCCGATCCGGTATTTTGACCAGGATAAAGATTTTTTTGGAAAAACCGCGACACACATAAACAAAGAATTAAACCGTATGTTCCCACGCGATGTTCAGATCATTGCCGAGCCGGGCAGGGTGCTCTGTGGTCCGGCCTGCTATCTCATAATGCGTATCGTCGGCAAATCGATACGGGGGAACAAACACTGGTACTATCTCGATGACGGCGTGTACGGGTCCTTGTCGGGGATCGTATACGACCACTGTAAGTATCAGTTCAAGGTGCTGAAAAGAGGTTTCACCCAGATCACGACGCTCGCCGGGCCAACGTGCGATTCTTTTGATATCATTTCGACCAGCGAAGACCTTCCGGAATTGGACATCGGTGATCTAATATATGTTGAGAGGATCGGCGCCTATTCATGGGTGACCGCTACGAATTTCAACGGCATACCACCGGCCAAAGTGGTTACTGTGCCTTAG
- the speY gene encoding deoxyhypusine synthase, translating to MKRLHKMKKDVEGVPDWLKKKNYPGKKRYLSGQRIFPPAINGREKLVKLIEDSFLAYNAARLREGCRLFTEKMLADDVTVGMSLAGALTPAGIGKSVIIPLMKAGFVDWIVSTGANLYHDMHYAFNFPLHVGTHLIDDADLRKNDVVRIYDILLGYTDCLMATDEILRQIFKQPEFQKEMGTAEFHYLLGKYAADWETKTGHRDVSVMAVAHRLGIPLYTSSPGDSTLGMNIAEEEIVGGRLRINPSIDVNETTAIVLASKRGGGKSGALLIGGGSPKNFLLQTEPQIQEVLRIKEVGHDYFFQITDARPDTGGLSGATPHEAVSWGKVDPTSLPDAVVCYLDATVGFPIIAHYALAKHKKRKLKRLYAKRQEFVKNLIREYYAHHK from the coding sequence ATGAAAAGATTACATAAGATGAAAAAAGATGTGGAAGGAGTTCCTGATTGGCTTAAGAAGAAGAACTATCCAGGCAAGAAACGATATCTGTCCGGGCAAAGAATTTTTCCGCCGGCAATAAACGGTAGAGAAAAATTGGTGAAACTCATTGAGGATTCGTTTCTTGCATATAATGCAGCCAGATTACGTGAGGGCTGTCGTTTGTTCACCGAAAAGATGTTGGCTGACGATGTTACGGTCGGCATGAGCCTTGCCGGTGCTCTAACTCCTGCTGGGATTGGGAAATCAGTCATTATTCCGCTTATGAAAGCCGGTTTTGTGGATTGGATTGTATCGACCGGTGCCAACTTGTATCACGATATGCACTATGCGTTCAATTTTCCGCTTCACGTTGGCACGCACCTGATCGATGATGCCGATCTCAGAAAGAATGATGTCGTGCGAATATATGACATATTGTTGGGTTATACCGATTGCCTGATGGCGACCGACGAAATACTGCGTCAGATTTTCAAGCAGCCCGAATTCCAAAAGGAAATGGGGACTGCTGAATTTCACTACCTGCTGGGCAAATACGCGGCAGATTGGGAAACGAAGACCGGGCATAGGGATGTTTCAGTCATGGCCGTCGCGCACCGGCTCGGCATACCTCTGTACACGAGTTCGCCCGGTGATTCGACGCTAGGCATGAATATCGCCGAAGAGGAGATCGTAGGCGGTAGACTGCGCATCAATCCGTCGATCGATGTCAATGAAACGACAGCCATTGTTCTTGCCTCAAAACGCGGTGGCGGTAAATCAGGAGCCCTGTTGATCGGCGGTGGGAGCCCGAAAAACTTTCTGCTTCAAACCGAACCCCAGATCCAGGAAGTGCTTCGCATAAAAGAAGTGGGTCATGATTACTTTTTCCAGATCACCGATGCGAGGCCGGATACTGGTGGGCTTTCGGGTGCAACTCCGCACGAGGCCGTTTCGTGGGGTAAGGTCGATCCGACTAGTTTGCCCGATGCAGTGGTCTGCTACCTTGATGCCACAGTGGGTTTTCCGATCATTGCCCATTATGCGCTCGCAAAGCACAAGAAGCGGAAGTTGAAGAGGCTATATGCTAAGCGGCAGGAGTTCGTGAAGAACCTGATCAGGGAGTATTACGCACACCATAAATAG
- a CDS encoding DUF2330 domain-containing protein, with protein MKRIGVIIVFFILSVSPVVADRGMMPFNPYVQIFEPNQRAMIAWNGTEQILLLSTDLHATDSTRVLEVMPLPSEPQVKKGDLETFRKATDLINRKLYAGQAGKGRALSEGVVVPSGEVTFHEKIGAHDISVTHLLDASGFVDWVVEYLATLGVEQNIVSDKMKSLIEEYIAGDFEWFVFDVISLGQDIVTNEPIQYGFKSNHLFYPLKITSTAEGSTSIELLILTPRLLNRFPSLPIDRIHLKHDPIEISQDELRELNEDMYALLKGYDRMKLRIWEIEGELKQFDADLLAR; from the coding sequence ATGAAGCGCATAGGTGTAATCATAGTGTTTTTTATTCTTTCCGTCTCACCTGTCGTTGCAGACCGCGGCATGATGCCTTTCAACCCTTATGTTCAGATCTTCGAACCCAACCAGCGGGCAATGATCGCCTGGAACGGCACTGAACAGATACTCCTTCTGAGTACGGATCTGCACGCAACCGACTCAACGCGAGTGCTCGAAGTTATGCCTCTGCCATCCGAGCCTCAGGTGAAGAAGGGAGACCTCGAAACTTTCCGTAAAGCTACCGATCTTATCAACAGGAAATTGTATGCCGGGCAAGCGGGTAAAGGCCGTGCGCTGTCAGAAGGCGTTGTTGTACCGTCGGGCGAAGTGACGTTCCACGAAAAGATCGGCGCCCACGATATTTCCGTCACGCATCTGCTCGACGCATCAGGTTTTGTCGATTGGGTCGTCGAATATCTCGCGACACTCGGTGTGGAGCAAAATATTGTCTCGGACAAAATGAAGAGTCTGATCGAAGAATATATCGCCGGAGATTTTGAATGGTTCGTGTTTGATGTTATATCGCTGGGCCAAGATATTGTGACGAATGAGCCAATACAGTACGGCTTCAAGAGCAATCATTTGTTCTACCCTTTGAAAATTACGAGCACGGCAGAAGGTTCTACATCGATCGAACTCCTGATCCTTACCCCGCGTCTGCTGAACAGATTTCCGTCGCTGCCGATCGACCGCATACACCTGAAACACGACCCCATAGAGATCAGCCAGGATGAACTCAGGGAGTTGAACGAAGACATGTACGCCTTGCTCAAGGGATACGACAGGATGAAACTGCGCATCTGGGAGATCGAAGGCGAATTGAAACAATTCGATGCTGATCTGCTTGCAAGGTGA